The Nocardioides sp. S-1144 genome includes a region encoding these proteins:
- a CDS encoding PhoH family protein, protein MATAAARTDASTDEQTRTYVLDTSVLLADPSAIRRFDEHEVVLPVVVITELEGKRHHPELGFFARSALRALDDLRVVHGRLDEPVPVGEHGGTLRVELNHTDPTALPSGFRLGDNDTRILAVACNLAGEGRDVTLVSKDLPMRIKASAVGLDAQEYRAEAISDSDTGYSGMTELDVEAAALDELYDDGVLDLAAARDLPCHQGLVLLSDRGTALGRVGPDKQVHLVRGDREAFGIHGRSAEQRVALELLLDPEVGIVSLGGRAGTGKSAMALCAGLEAVLERGQHQKVVVFRPLFAVGGQELGYLPGSETEKMSPWGQAVFDTLGSMASKEVVEEVLARGMLEVLPLTHIRGRSLHDSFVIVDEAQSLERNVLLTVLSRIGANSKVVLTHDVAQRDNLRVGRHDGVVAVIEKLKGHPLFAHVTLTRSERSPIAALVTEMLENVTH, encoded by the coding sequence GTGGCCACTGCCGCAGCTCGCACCGACGCATCGACCGACGAGCAGACCCGCACCTACGTGCTCGACACGAGCGTCCTGCTCGCCGACCCCAGCGCCATCCGCCGCTTCGACGAGCACGAGGTCGTCCTGCCGGTCGTGGTGATCACCGAGCTGGAGGGGAAGCGGCACCACCCCGAGCTCGGCTTCTTCGCCCGCTCGGCCCTCCGCGCGCTCGACGACCTGCGGGTCGTCCACGGCCGGCTCGACGAGCCCGTGCCCGTGGGCGAGCACGGCGGCACGCTCCGCGTCGAGCTCAACCACACCGACCCGACGGCCCTGCCGTCCGGGTTCCGGCTGGGCGACAACGACACCCGCATCCTCGCCGTCGCGTGCAACCTGGCCGGCGAGGGTCGCGACGTGACCCTGGTCTCCAAGGACCTCCCCATGCGGATCAAGGCCTCGGCGGTCGGGCTGGACGCCCAGGAGTACCGCGCCGAGGCGATCTCCGACTCCGACACCGGCTACTCCGGCATGACCGAGCTCGACGTCGAGGCCGCGGCCCTCGACGAGCTCTACGACGACGGCGTCCTCGACCTCGCCGCGGCGCGCGACCTGCCGTGCCACCAGGGCCTGGTGCTGCTCTCCGACCGCGGGACGGCGCTGGGCCGGGTCGGTCCCGACAAGCAGGTCCACCTGGTGCGCGGCGACCGCGAGGCGTTCGGGATCCACGGCCGCAGCGCCGAGCAGCGGGTCGCGCTCGAGCTGCTGCTCGACCCCGAGGTCGGGATCGTCTCCCTCGGGGGGCGCGCCGGCACCGGCAAGTCCGCGATGGCGCTCTGCGCCGGACTGGAGGCCGTCCTGGAGCGCGGCCAGCACCAGAAGGTCGTCGTCTTCCGGCCGCTGTTCGCCGTCGGCGGGCAGGAGCTCGGCTACCTGCCCGGCTCGGAGACCGAGAAGATGTCGCCCTGGGGCCAGGCGGTCTTCGACACCCTCGGCTCGATGGCCTCCAAGGAGGTCGTCGAGGAGGTCCTGGCCCGCGGCATGCTCGAGGTGCTGCCGCTGACCCACATCCGCGGCCGCTCGCTGCACGACTCGTTCGTGATCGTCGACGAGGCGCAGTCGCTGGAGCGCAACGTGCTGCTCACCGTGCTGTCCCGCATCGGCGCCAACTCCAAGGTCGTGCTGACCCACGACGTCGCCCAGCGCGACAACCTGCGCGTCGGGCGGCACGACGGCGTCGTCGCGGTCATCGAGAAGCTCAAGGGCCACCCGCTCTTCGCCCACGTCACGCTGACCCGCTCGGAGCGCTCGCCGATCGCGGCGCTGGTGACCGAGATGCTGGAGAACGTCACGCACTGA
- a CDS encoding ATP-binding protein produces the protein MADDGAPTVGASLVPLDVVARAALGDLVAAPGVHRAGLALTEGGGRRLRFTASDRTGVAVEWCHIDAYDDLPLTMTVRTGERVAGTLESLAPLFPDWIARQVDGPTAAVVAAPMVVHGQVLGGVLLQLESVEDLQPARRDALTAGVTALGERLRRAQLRSPREGAALSEEPVPDGVLVADLDVEGHPRAVGAARRFVRGRLGEWGVDDDTIDTVVLCLSEIVTNAVIHTGTASELRVTLEDGVLTTTVRDAGNHHGHRPTSGRDEAGATVLEEPLRVHGRGLQLVDALAARWGSEVDVVGTTVWFLAET, from the coding sequence ATGGCGGACGACGGCGCACCCACCGTCGGTGCCTCCCTCGTCCCGCTGGACGTCGTCGCGCGGGCCGCGCTGGGCGACCTCGTCGCCGCCCCCGGCGTGCACCGCGCGGGCCTGGCCCTGACCGAGGGCGGCGGCCGACGGCTGCGGTTCACCGCGTCCGACCGCACCGGCGTCGCCGTCGAGTGGTGCCACATCGACGCCTACGACGACCTGCCGCTGACCATGACGGTGCGCACCGGCGAGCGGGTCGCGGGCACCCTCGAGAGCCTCGCCCCGCTGTTCCCCGACTGGATCGCCCGCCAGGTCGACGGTCCGACCGCGGCCGTGGTGGCCGCGCCGATGGTGGTGCACGGCCAGGTGCTGGGCGGCGTCCTGCTGCAGCTCGAGAGCGTCGAGGACCTCCAGCCGGCGCGCCGCGACGCGCTCACCGCCGGCGTCACCGCCCTCGGCGAGCGGCTCAGGCGCGCCCAGCTCCGCTCCCCGCGCGAGGGCGCGGCGCTGAGCGAGGAGCCCGTGCCCGACGGCGTCCTGGTGGCCGACCTCGACGTCGAGGGCCACCCCCGCGCGGTCGGTGCGGCCCGCCGCTTCGTCCGCGGGCGGCTGGGCGAGTGGGGCGTCGACGACGACACGATCGACACCGTCGTGCTCTGCCTGTCCGAGATCGTCACCAACGCCGTCATCCACACCGGGACGGCGTCCGAGCTGCGGGTGACCCTCGAGGACGGCGTCCTCACCACGACGGTGCGCGACGCCGGCAACCACCACGGCCACCGGCCGACGAGCGGTCGCGACGAGGCCGGCGCGACCGTCCTCGAGGAGCCGCTGCGGGTGCACGGGCGCGGTCTCCAGCTCGTCGACGCCCTGGCCGCGCGGTGGGGCTCGGAGGTCGACGTCGTCGGCACGACCGTCTGGTTCCTCGCCGAGACGTGA
- a CDS encoding SRPBCC family protein produces MSEDVLHLDRTVDARPETVWAAWTTSGGLAGWWWSHWPGTTHDVDARVGGRYRIEAREAGVGVTGEYLELDAPRRLVQTWEWLDDGVPGVTDRVEVTLTAAGGGTRVDVVHLGPGMDADSRADYASGWAFVLDALVRTHGT; encoded by the coding sequence ATGAGCGAGGACGTCCTGCACCTGGACCGCACCGTCGACGCCCGGCCCGAGACCGTGTGGGCCGCGTGGACGACGTCCGGGGGGCTCGCGGGCTGGTGGTGGAGCCACTGGCCGGGCACCACCCACGACGTCGACGCCCGGGTCGGCGGTCGCTACCGGATCGAGGCGCGCGAGGCTGGCGTCGGCGTCACGGGGGAGTACCTCGAGCTCGACGCCCCCCGCCGGCTGGTGCAGACGTGGGAGTGGCTCGACGACGGCGTCCCGGGCGTCACCGACCGCGTCGAGGTGACCCTGACCGCCGCCGGCGGCGGGACCCGGGTCGACGTCGTCCACCTCGGGCCGGGGATGGACGCCGACTCGCGCGCCGACTACGCCTCGGGCTGGGCCTTCGTGCTCGACGCCCTGGTCAGGACCCACGGCACCTGA
- a CDS encoding AIM24 family protein, with protein MNADWHPDPTGRHELRYWDGTQWTEHVVDNGVQSTAPLDAAPSGQAKPEQAGQPAQQHGGQHGGQHGGQQSGQQGGQQGVPGQAFNGISGDLIDGRFSEVAGSGPQLQNNKMLRVRVTEPFMARQGSMVAYQGNVTFAFQGGGAGRVIKKALTGEGLPLMRVEGQGDVFIADTAKHVHLLHLTNTGISANGKNVLAFSASLQWNIERVKGASMMAGGLFNTTLRGTGWVAIVTDGEPVVLNAGEAPTFADTDAIVAWSAHLDTSLKSTMSAGALIGRGSGEAVQVSFQGQGFVIVQPSEGPQVPGQ; from the coding sequence ATGAACGCTGACTGGCACCCGGACCCGACCGGTCGACACGAGCTGCGCTACTGGGACGGCACCCAGTGGACCGAGCACGTGGTCGACAACGGCGTGCAGTCCACCGCCCCGCTCGACGCCGCGCCCTCCGGGCAGGCCAAGCCCGAGCAGGCCGGCCAGCCGGCCCAGCAGCACGGCGGCCAGCACGGGGGCCAGCACGGCGGGCAGCAGAGCGGCCAGCAGGGCGGGCAGCAGGGGGTGCCCGGGCAGGCGTTCAACGGGATCTCCGGCGACCTCATCGACGGCCGCTTCTCCGAGGTGGCCGGCTCCGGCCCGCAGCTGCAGAACAACAAGATGCTGCGGGTGCGGGTCACCGAGCCGTTCATGGCCCGGCAGGGCTCGATGGTCGCCTACCAGGGCAACGTCACCTTCGCCTTCCAGGGCGGTGGCGCCGGCCGCGTGATCAAGAAGGCGCTGACCGGCGAGGGCCTGCCGCTCATGCGGGTCGAGGGCCAGGGCGACGTCTTCATCGCCGACACCGCCAAGCACGTGCACCTGCTGCACCTCACCAACACCGGGATCTCGGCCAACGGCAAGAACGTGCTGGCCTTCTCGGCCTCGCTGCAGTGGAACATCGAGCGGGTCAAGGGCGCGAGCATGATGGCCGGCGGACTGTTCAACACCACCCTGCGCGGCACCGGGTGGGTCGCGATCGTCACCGACGGCGAGCCCGTGGTCCTCAACGCCGGCGAGGCGCCGACGTTCGCCGACACCGACGCGATCGTCGCCTGGTCGGCCCACCTCGACACCTCGCTGAAGTCGACGATGAGCGCCGGCGCCCTCATCGGCCGCGGCTCGGGCGAGGCCGTGCAGGTCTCGTTCCAGGGCCAGGGCTTCGTCATCGTGCAGCCCTCCGAGGGCCCGCAGGTCCCCGGCCAGTAG
- a CDS encoding aggregation-promoting factor C-terminal-like domain-containing protein, producing MKHVPKHRGAPARPAVTTAVAGAVAEAPRKIVGTTVILSSLAVGATGVTIAGGLLAGSPGSTAAAVDQANPVGAVDTADEATTDPADGSLDSAEQTAADVAALAAAVEPATRTPVLSRSADRRQATDPLKEAALAAEAAGPAEAGSQDLSDADPRDIARALLAEFGFSSDQFGCLDSLYTRESGWNVYADNPSSSAYGIPQSLPGSKMASAGADWATNPVTQIRWGLGYIEDRYGSPCGAWAHSESHGWY from the coding sequence GTGAAGCACGTCCCGAAGCACCGCGGCGCCCCCGCGCGCCCCGCCGTCACCACCGCGGTCGCCGGTGCGGTCGCGGAGGCGCCCCGCAAGATCGTGGGCACCACGGTGATCCTGTCGTCGCTGGCCGTCGGCGCGACCGGCGTCACGATCGCCGGCGGACTCCTCGCCGGGTCGCCGGGCAGCACCGCCGCAGCGGTCGACCAGGCGAACCCGGTCGGCGCCGTCGACACCGCGGACGAAGCCACCACCGACCCGGCCGACGGCTCCCTCGACAGCGCGGAGCAGACCGCGGCCGACGTCGCCGCGCTGGCCGCCGCCGTCGAGCCGGCCACGCGCACCCCCGTCCTGTCGCGCTCGGCCGACCGTCGTCAGGCCACCGACCCGCTCAAGGAGGCCGCGCTCGCCGCCGAGGCCGCCGGGCCGGCCGAGGCGGGCAGCCAGGATCTCTCCGACGCCGACCCGCGCGACATCGCTCGCGCGCTGCTCGCCGAGTTCGGCTTCTCCTCCGACCAGTTCGGCTGCCTCGACTCGCTCTACACGCGCGAGTCCGGCTGGAACGTCTACGCCGACAACCCGTCGTCCTCGGCCTACGGCATCCCGCAGTCGCTCCCCGGCTCCAAGATGGCCTCCGCCGGCGCCGACTGGGCGACCAACCCCGTCACCCAGATCCGCTGGGGTCTCGGCTACATCGAGGACCGCTACGGCAGCCCCTGCGGTGCCTGGGCCCACAGCGAGTCGCACGGCTGGTACTGA
- a CDS encoding class I SAM-dependent methyltransferase produces MSGPDDHRTYWDGEAERFDDEPDHGLGDPATREAWRQLLAAHLPAAPADVVDVGCGTGTLALLLADAGHRVRGVDLAPRMVERARAKAGDAGLDVPFTVGDAADPPYEPGSTDVVLCRHVLWALPDPASALARWTALLRPGGRLVLVEGRWHTGGGLTAAESERLVGAHVGDVRVVAMPDEVFWGGPITDERYLLVART; encoded by the coding sequence GTGAGCGGGCCCGACGACCACCGGACCTACTGGGACGGCGAGGCCGAGCGCTTCGACGACGAGCCCGACCACGGGCTCGGCGACCCGGCCACCCGGGAGGCGTGGCGCCAGCTGCTGGCCGCCCACCTGCCCGCGGCACCGGCCGACGTCGTCGACGTCGGGTGCGGCACCGGCACCCTGGCCCTGCTCCTCGCCGACGCCGGTCACCGCGTGCGCGGGGTCGACCTCGCGCCGCGGATGGTCGAGCGCGCCCGCGCCAAGGCGGGCGACGCCGGCCTCGACGTGCCGTTCACCGTCGGTGACGCCGCCGACCCGCCGTACGAGCCGGGCTCGACCGACGTGGTCCTGTGCCGGCACGTGCTGTGGGCCCTGCCGGACCCGGCCTCCGCGCTGGCGCGCTGGACGGCGCTGCTGCGCCCCGGCGGCCGGCTGGTGCTGGTCGAGGGCCGGTGGCACACCGGCGGTGGCCTGACCGCGGCGGAGTCCGAGCGCCTGGTCGGCGCCCACGTGGGCGACGTGCGCGTCGTCGCGATGCCCGACGAGGTGTTCTGGGGCGGGCCGATCACCGACGAGCGCTACCTGCTCGTCGCCCGCACCTAG
- the trhA gene encoding PAQR family membrane homeostasis protein TrhA codes for MNRALHDANDAMRAGLESLGDKAAEKFAAVKPRLRGWLHLCLTPLALAGGIVLVVLSPTATTRVGSAVFALSALLLFGVSAIYHTGTWSPRVWAFLRRFDHANIFVLIAGTYTPLTLMLLEGTQRVVLLTTVWSCAVLGVLFRVFWTDAPRWLYTPLYIGLGWAAVFFIPGFVDGANAVLSTGVGITVLVLVAAGGLLYTIGAVVYGFKRPDPWPEWFGFHEIFHTFTILAFISHYVGVSIATYSLR; via the coding sequence ATGAACCGGGCCCTCCACGACGCCAACGACGCGATGCGCGCCGGCCTGGAGTCCCTCGGCGACAAGGCCGCCGAGAAGTTCGCCGCCGTGAAGCCGCGGCTGCGCGGCTGGCTCCACCTGTGCCTGACGCCGCTGGCCCTGGCCGGCGGCATCGTGCTGGTCGTCCTCTCCCCCACCGCGACCACCCGCGTCGGGTCCGCGGTCTTCGCGCTCAGCGCCCTGCTGCTGTTCGGGGTGTCGGCGATCTACCACACCGGCACCTGGTCACCGCGGGTGTGGGCGTTCCTGCGGCGCTTCGACCACGCCAACATCTTCGTGCTCATCGCCGGCACCTACACGCCGTTGACCCTGATGCTGCTGGAGGGCACCCAACGGGTCGTGCTGCTCACGACCGTCTGGTCGTGCGCCGTCCTCGGGGTGCTGTTCCGGGTCTTCTGGACCGACGCGCCGCGCTGGCTCTACACCCCGCTCTACATCGGTCTCGGCTGGGCCGCGGTGTTCTTCATCCCCGGCTTCGTCGACGGCGCCAACGCCGTGCTGAGCACCGGCGTCGGGATCACGGTCCTGGTGCTGGTCGCGGCCGGCGGGCTGCTCTACACGATCGGCGCCGTCGTCTACGGCTTCAAGCGGCCCGACCCGTGGCCGGAGTGGTTCGGCTTCCACGAGATCTTCCACACCTTCACGATCCTGGCGTTCATCAGCCACTACGTCGGCGTCTCCATCGCGACGTACTCCCTGCGCTGA
- a CDS encoding isoprenyl transferase — protein MADWKRGIGRVLYPAYEARVLRRLPGSLPQHVGVMLDGNRRWARAVGRDTSQGHEAGAANIEPLLGWCDEVGIEVVTLWLLSTDNLNRPAAELEPLLAIIADAVDSLAARRRWRLHPVGALDLLPDDVARRLKAAAEATADVDGMLVNVAVGYGGRREIADAVRSLLHEHAAMGTSLEELAQIIDVEHIADHLYTKGQPDPDLVIRTSGEQRLGGFLLWQSAKSEFYFCEAYWPDFRRVDFLRAIRAYAQRERRFGS, from the coding sequence GTGGCGGACTGGAAGCGGGGGATCGGGCGCGTGCTGTACCCGGCTTACGAGGCCCGGGTGCTGCGGCGCCTGCCCGGAAGCCTGCCCCAGCACGTCGGGGTGATGCTTGACGGCAACCGTCGCTGGGCCAGGGCGGTCGGCCGCGACACCTCGCAGGGCCACGAGGCCGGCGCCGCCAACATCGAGCCGCTGCTCGGCTGGTGCGACGAGGTCGGCATCGAGGTCGTCACCCTGTGGCTGCTGAGCACCGACAACCTCAACCGGCCGGCCGCCGAGCTCGAGCCGCTGCTCGCGATCATCGCCGACGCCGTCGACTCCCTCGCCGCCCGGCGCCGCTGGCGGCTGCACCCCGTCGGCGCGCTCGACCTGCTGCCCGACGACGTCGCGCGCCGCCTCAAGGCCGCCGCCGAGGCGACCGCCGACGTCGACGGCATGCTCGTCAACGTCGCCGTCGGCTACGGCGGGCGTCGCGAGATCGCCGACGCCGTCCGCTCGCTGCTGCACGAGCACGCGGCGATGGGCACCTCGCTGGAGGAGCTGGCCCAGATCATCGACGTCGAGCACATCGCCGACCACCTCTACACCAAGGGCCAGCCCGACCCCGACCTCGTCATCCGCACCTCGGGGGAGCAGCGGCTCGGCGGGTTCCTGCTGTGGCAGAGCGCCAAGTCGGAGTTCTACTTCTGCGAGGCCTACTGGCCCGACTTCCGCCGCGTCGACTTCCTGCGCGCCATCCGGGCCTACGCCCAGCGCGAGCGCCGCTTCGGTTCCTGA